One Arthrobacter sp. FW306-07-I genomic window carries:
- a CDS encoding tripartite tricarboxylate transporter TctB family protein gives MTSLTTGLKGRSELGVALLLGAAGVMVFLDANGLATPYSKSDPVGPKTVPFIVAGMLVVCAVLLAINVLRGGKGEAEGGEDVDLTHPADWKTVLPLAGAFILNILLIDWAGWVISGTVLFWGSVLALGSRRYVRDGLISVALSLLTFYGFYLGLGIALPAGLLEGIL, from the coding sequence GTGACCTCCCTGACCACAGGTCTCAAAGGCCGCTCCGAGCTGGGAGTTGCACTCCTGCTCGGGGCGGCCGGCGTCATGGTCTTCCTGGACGCCAACGGCCTGGCAACCCCGTACTCGAAGTCCGATCCGGTCGGACCCAAAACCGTTCCGTTCATCGTGGCCGGAATGCTCGTGGTCTGCGCCGTACTGCTGGCCATCAACGTGCTGCGCGGCGGCAAGGGTGAAGCTGAAGGCGGCGAGGACGTTGACCTCACGCACCCCGCCGACTGGAAGACCGTCCTGCCACTGGCCGGGGCCTTCATCCTGAACATCCTGCTGATCGACTGGGCCGGCTGGGTGATCTCCGGAACCGTCCTGTTCTGGGGCAGCGTCCTGGCTCTCGGCAGCCGCCGCTACGTCCGGGACGGCCTGATCTCCGTCGCCCTGTCCCTGCTGACCTTCTACGGCTTTTACCTCGGCCTGGGCATCGCACTGCCGGCCGGCCTCCTGGAAGGAATCCTCTAA
- a CDS encoding sensor histidine kinase: MSLAGQYLLLQLLIVLAVLVGVVAISLAQSAAAFERTEGRRALSAAEALGGNPVVRELLPETEPRGGAVLPAVAESVRIVSGSSRVALARIDRTVVASSDPSLLGEPLELGASRVMEGRAWTGVVGGTPAPLLSAHVPVLDDTGRMIGIASISRSYPTMLERLGEAVPNLLTYLGVASVLGVAGSLLLSRRVKRQTLGMEPSEITSLVENREAMLHGLKEGVVALDLHDRITVANHSARALLGLPPDCVGKRVAGLAVEPALKEVLTRAQPGPDQLLLVGDRLVVMNRLPFESRGRVIGSVTTLRDRTELSELEQELGTTRTATDTLRAQAHEFANQLHVISGLIQIGEYDSVVQFVNGATVDRTRLNDEVTGRIKDPALAALLIAKSSLAAERGAALQLDPDSVLDRVDDALSRDLTTVVGNLVDNAFDAVAGLPHAAVRVLVDGRAGEDVVVTVRDNGPGVPGGSTDRIFRQGFTTKEPGPAGSRGFGLALSRVVCRRTGGNLTVANDNGAVFTAVLKRGTNQP; this comes from the coding sequence ATGTCCCTCGCGGGGCAATACCTGCTGCTGCAGTTGCTCATCGTCCTCGCGGTCCTGGTGGGCGTGGTGGCCATCTCGCTGGCCCAGTCCGCTGCCGCCTTCGAGCGCACTGAAGGCAGGCGGGCCCTGTCCGCTGCAGAAGCCCTGGGCGGAAACCCGGTGGTGCGTGAACTCCTCCCCGAGACGGAACCGCGCGGCGGCGCCGTGCTGCCGGCAGTGGCGGAATCGGTGCGCATCGTGTCGGGCTCCTCAAGGGTGGCCCTGGCGCGAATCGACCGGACCGTGGTGGCGTCCTCGGATCCCAGCCTGCTGGGCGAGCCGCTGGAGCTCGGTGCCAGCAGGGTGATGGAAGGCAGGGCCTGGACCGGAGTGGTGGGCGGGACGCCGGCCCCACTGCTGTCCGCGCACGTCCCGGTCCTGGATGACACCGGGCGCATGATCGGGATCGCCTCCATCAGCCGCAGCTATCCCACCATGCTTGAGCGGCTGGGCGAGGCCGTCCCCAACCTCCTGACATACCTGGGTGTTGCGAGTGTCCTGGGCGTGGCCGGGTCCCTGCTGCTGTCGCGCCGGGTGAAGCGGCAGACCCTGGGCATGGAGCCGAGCGAAATCACCAGCCTGGTGGAAAACCGCGAGGCCATGCTGCACGGCCTCAAGGAAGGCGTGGTTGCGCTGGACCTGCACGACCGGATTACGGTGGCCAACCACAGCGCCCGTGCCCTGCTGGGCCTCCCGCCCGACTGTGTGGGCAAGCGTGTGGCGGGACTCGCCGTCGAACCTGCCCTGAAGGAAGTCCTCACCCGCGCGCAGCCCGGGCCGGACCAGCTGCTGCTGGTGGGGGACCGGCTGGTGGTGATGAACCGGCTGCCGTTCGAATCCCGGGGCCGCGTGATCGGCTCCGTCACCACTTTGCGCGACCGCACGGAACTTTCCGAGCTGGAGCAGGAACTGGGAACCACCCGCACCGCCACGGACACCCTCCGCGCCCAAGCCCACGAGTTCGCCAACCAGCTGCACGTGATCTCAGGCCTGATCCAGATCGGTGAGTACGATTCCGTGGTCCAGTTCGTCAACGGTGCCACCGTGGACCGGACCCGACTCAACGATGAGGTGACCGGCCGGATCAAGGACCCGGCGCTCGCGGCCCTGCTGATCGCCAAGTCCAGCCTTGCCGCCGAACGCGGCGCAGCCCTGCAGCTGGACCCGGACTCAGTGCTGGACAGGGTCGATGACGCGCTGTCCCGGGACCTCACCACAGTGGTGGGGAACCTCGTGGACAACGCGTTCGACGCCGTCGCGGGCCTCCCGCACGCAGCCGTGAGGGTGTTGGTGGACGGCAGGGCCGGTGAAGACGTGGTGGTGACGGTGCGGGACAACGGTCCCGGCGTTCCGGGTGGCTCCACCGACCGTATTTTCCGCCAGGGCTTCACCACCAAGGAACCGGGCCCCGCCGGCAGCCGCGGCTTTGGCCTGGCGCTGTCCCGGGTGGTCTGCCGCCGGACTGGCGGGAACCTGACCGTGGCCAACGATAATGGGGCTGTCTTTACCGCTGTGCTGAAACGAGGAACCAACCAGCCATGA
- a CDS encoding NAD(P)-binding protein, giving the protein MPGDAGTEQTTTVIIGTGLSGLAVAAELSRHGVDSIVVDGLDILGANQPANTSSLQRCDAADSDTLRERNEILRHLRNYAASHRVDVRNTTRAVQLTMLEGPGHESTPQWHVHTPTGVLVADHIVLTRCAHSQLRRMLNDFGITVGRNVAAAMRAIGIYLVGVGELITPSPKEVLRQAKTVGQAISAKVNQGTAQLPGGTFPATGSLAVLSC; this is encoded by the coding sequence GTGCCTGGGGATGCGGGGACCGAACAGACCACCACGGTGATCATTGGCACGGGCCTGTCCGGGCTGGCCGTGGCCGCCGAACTGAGCCGCCACGGGGTGGACTCCATCGTGGTGGACGGGCTGGACATCCTTGGCGCCAACCAACCCGCCAACACCTCCTCACTCCAGCGCTGCGATGCGGCAGACAGCGATACCCTCCGGGAACGGAACGAGATCCTCCGCCATCTCCGCAACTACGCAGCAAGCCATCGTGTCGATGTCCGGAACACCACCCGCGCCGTGCAGCTGACCATGCTGGAAGGCCCGGGACACGAATCGACCCCGCAGTGGCACGTGCACACCCCCACAGGCGTCCTGGTGGCCGACCACATTGTGCTGACCCGGTGCGCCCACAGCCAACTGCGGCGCATGCTCAATGACTTCGGCATTACGGTTGGCCGCAACGTGGCCGCGGCCATGCGGGCCATCGGCATCTACCTGGTGGGCGTGGGCGAACTGATTACGCCCTCGCCCAAGGAAGTACTGCGCCAGGCCAAGACCGTGGGCCAGGCAATCTCCGCCAAGGTCAACCAGGGCACCGCCCAACTACCAGGCGGTACCTTCCCGGCAACGGGGAGCCTTGCGGTGCTGAGCTGCTGA
- a CDS encoding tripartite tricarboxylate transporter permease — protein MDVWSSLMDGFATALTPMNFLYAVIGVILGTAVGVLPGLGPAMTVALLLPVTYALEPTSAFIMFAGIYYGGMYGGSTTSILLNTPGESSSVVTAIEGNKMAKAGRAAQALATAAIGSFVAGTIGTALLAVCAPIVVKFAVSLGAPSYFAIMVLALLAVTAVLGSSRLRGFASLGLGLAIGLVGMDSVTGQRRLTFGQPLLADGLDIVVVAVAIFAVGEALWVAAHLRRTPLHAIPVGQPWMGKSDWKRSWKPWLRGTAFGFPFGALPAGGAEIPTFLSYVTEKRLSKHPEEFGKGAIEGVAGPEAANNAAAAGTLTPMLALGLPTNATAAVMLAAFTSYGIQPGPQLFESQGPLVWALIASLFIGNFLLLIINLPLAPLWAKLLQLPRPYLYAGILFFATLGAYSVNLQAFDLVILLILGALGFMMRRFGLPVLPLILGVILGPRIEGQLRKTLQLSAGDPAGLFGEPIAVVIYVIIALILLWPFAYKLFRRNRPVAAPAGGAESGEAESGGASALATEADDTVHSNHTAVYSDHKERP, from the coding sequence ATGGACGTCTGGTCCTCCCTGATGGACGGCTTCGCCACCGCCCTCACCCCCATGAATTTCCTCTACGCCGTGATCGGCGTCATCCTGGGCACCGCCGTCGGCGTCCTGCCCGGCCTTGGCCCGGCCATGACGGTCGCCCTGCTGCTTCCCGTCACCTATGCCTTGGAACCCACCAGCGCCTTCATCATGTTCGCCGGCATCTACTACGGCGGCATGTACGGCGGCTCCACCACATCCATCCTCCTGAACACCCCCGGTGAATCGTCCTCGGTGGTCACCGCCATTGAGGGCAACAAGATGGCCAAGGCGGGGCGGGCCGCGCAGGCACTTGCGACGGCGGCCATCGGCTCGTTCGTCGCCGGCACCATCGGCACGGCGCTGCTGGCCGTCTGCGCACCGATCGTCGTGAAGTTCGCCGTCAGCCTCGGCGCGCCCAGCTACTTCGCCATCATGGTCCTTGCCCTGCTGGCCGTGACCGCCGTGCTGGGCTCCTCCCGGTTGCGCGGTTTCGCGTCCCTGGGCCTCGGCCTGGCGATTGGCCTGGTGGGCATGGACTCGGTCACCGGCCAGCGCCGCCTCACCTTCGGCCAGCCGCTCCTGGCGGACGGCCTGGACATCGTCGTGGTGGCCGTGGCCATCTTCGCGGTGGGCGAAGCACTCTGGGTTGCAGCACACCTGCGCCGCACTCCCCTGCATGCCATTCCCGTGGGCCAGCCCTGGATGGGCAAGTCCGACTGGAAGCGCTCCTGGAAGCCGTGGCTGCGCGGCACCGCCTTCGGCTTCCCGTTTGGCGCGCTGCCCGCCGGTGGAGCCGAGATCCCCACGTTCCTCTCCTATGTGACGGAAAAGCGCCTCAGCAAGCACCCCGAAGAGTTCGGCAAGGGCGCCATCGAAGGCGTGGCCGGCCCGGAAGCAGCCAACAACGCTGCGGCCGCCGGCACGCTGACCCCGATGCTGGCCCTGGGACTGCCCACCAACGCCACCGCGGCCGTGATGCTTGCCGCCTTCACCTCGTACGGCATCCAGCCGGGTCCGCAGCTCTTCGAGAGCCAGGGGCCACTGGTGTGGGCGCTGATTGCCAGCCTGTTCATCGGCAACTTCCTGCTCCTGATCATCAACCTGCCGCTGGCACCCCTGTGGGCCAAGCTGCTGCAGCTGCCCCGGCCCTACCTGTACGCCGGCATCCTGTTCTTCGCCACGCTGGGCGCCTACTCGGTGAACCTGCAGGCGTTCGACCTGGTGATCCTGCTGATCCTCGGCGCGCTCGGGTTCATGATGCGCCGCTTCGGGCTGCCCGTGCTGCCGCTGATCCTCGGCGTGATCCTGGGACCGCGGATCGAGGGGCAACTCCGGAAGACCCTGCAGCTGAGCGCGGGTGATCCGGCAGGGCTCTTCGGCGAGCCGATCGCCGTCGTCATCTACGTCATCATTGCCCTCATCCTGCTCTGGCCCTTCGCCTACAAGCTCTTCCGCCGCAACCGCCCGGTTGCTGCTCCTGCCGGCGGGGCGGAGTCGGGCGAGGCTGAGTCCGGCGGGGCATCAGCCCTTGCCACGGAAGCCGATGATACGGTCCACTCGAACCACACTGCCGTGTATTCCGACCATAAGGAGCGACCATGA
- a CDS encoding response regulator, with protein sequence MIKVLIVDDDFMVAKVHAGFIQRTSGFTVVGAAHTGAQAIAETGRLQPDLVLLDIHLPDINGLDLMQRLRDVAPELDVLVISAAREVETVRKALRGGIVHYLIKPFSQSDLQERLEHYRNAYQSLDASKDVAEQSDVNRVFGLDRAERPLPKGCSIETLRLVEAALNAATGDVSAAEVAEELGTSRVSARRYLEYLHDEGTLDVRLKYGVGRPERRYVLKA encoded by the coding sequence ATGATCAAGGTCCTGATCGTCGACGACGACTTCATGGTGGCCAAGGTGCATGCCGGCTTTATCCAGCGCACGTCGGGCTTCACCGTGGTGGGCGCGGCGCATACCGGCGCCCAGGCCATCGCGGAAACCGGACGGCTCCAGCCCGACCTGGTGCTGCTGGACATCCACCTCCCGGACATCAATGGCCTGGACCTGATGCAGCGCCTGCGCGACGTGGCTCCCGAGCTGGACGTGCTGGTGATCAGCGCCGCCCGGGAAGTGGAAACCGTGCGGAAGGCCCTGCGCGGCGGCATTGTCCACTACCTGATCAAGCCGTTTTCGCAGTCGGACCTGCAGGAACGGCTGGAGCACTACCGCAACGCCTACCAAAGCCTGGATGCGTCCAAGGACGTTGCGGAACAGTCTGATGTCAACCGGGTGTTCGGCCTGGACCGCGCTGAACGTCCACTCCCCAAGGGCTGCAGCATCGAGACGCTCAGGCTGGTGGAGGCCGCGCTGAACGCTGCCACCGGCGACGTGTCTGCGGCGGAAGTGGCCGAGGAACTCGGAACCTCCCGGGTCAGCGCGCGCCGCTACCTGGAGTACCTGCATGACGAAGGAACGCTGGACGTGCGGCTCAAGTACGGCGTGGGCCGTCCGGAGCGCCGGTACGTGCTCAAGGCCTGA
- a CDS encoding cation:proton antiporter: MFEPPDILFAAAGLAVFIAAVLPKLLRNMPLSMPMVFLGAGMGAFALIPSLPDPNPVEHSDFVMHLAEVCVIISLMGAGLALDRPVGRKRWATTWRLLGIAMPLCIVGLTLLGMWFLGLGLGAALLVAASLAPTDPVLASEVQVGEPADQDEHADKEDEVRFGLTSEAGLNDGLAFPFVYLAIAISVAGASPSAWFGEWFGLDVLWRLAIGLLGGFLTGKLLAKLFFSARAESLRLSNHSEGFVALAATFLAYGLTDMVEGYGFIAVFVCAVTIRAAERTHGYHRVLHSYVEQLERLLTVVILVLLGGAIARGLLAGVGPAEVLVALAFLLVVRPLAGWLGLLGGKTGPRERVALSFFGIRGIGSVYYVAFALAEGHFTDQARWLWSFIGLVIALSIVIHGATTSPLMNRLDRLRQRKALAVSGDEGLAPNTPV; encoded by the coding sequence ATGTTTGAACCCCCCGACATCCTTTTTGCTGCGGCCGGCCTGGCCGTTTTCATCGCCGCGGTACTACCCAAGCTGCTGCGCAATATGCCGCTGTCCATGCCGATGGTCTTCCTTGGCGCAGGAATGGGTGCCTTCGCCCTGATCCCCTCGCTGCCGGACCCGAACCCGGTGGAACACAGCGACTTCGTGATGCACCTTGCCGAAGTTTGCGTGATCATCTCGCTGATGGGTGCCGGGCTTGCCCTGGACCGGCCGGTGGGACGCAAGCGCTGGGCCACCACCTGGCGGCTCCTGGGCATCGCCATGCCGCTGTGCATCGTGGGACTCACCCTGCTGGGCATGTGGTTCCTGGGCCTGGGGCTGGGCGCGGCGCTGTTGGTGGCCGCCAGCCTCGCGCCCACCGACCCCGTGCTCGCTTCGGAGGTACAGGTGGGCGAGCCCGCAGACCAGGACGAGCACGCGGACAAGGAGGATGAGGTCCGGTTCGGCCTTACTTCGGAAGCCGGGCTCAACGACGGCCTGGCGTTCCCGTTCGTGTACCTTGCCATTGCCATCAGCGTCGCCGGGGCCAGCCCGTCCGCGTGGTTCGGTGAATGGTTTGGATTGGACGTGCTGTGGCGGCTGGCCATCGGGCTTCTCGGCGGCTTCCTCACCGGCAAGCTGCTGGCCAAGCTGTTCTTTTCAGCCCGCGCCGAAAGCCTGCGGCTGTCAAACCACTCGGAAGGGTTCGTGGCACTGGCGGCGACGTTCCTGGCCTACGGGCTGACGGACATGGTGGAGGGTTACGGGTTCATCGCAGTGTTTGTCTGCGCCGTGACCATCCGTGCTGCAGAACGCACCCACGGCTACCACCGGGTGCTGCACTCCTACGTTGAGCAGCTGGAACGGCTTCTGACGGTGGTGATCCTGGTCCTGCTCGGCGGAGCCATTGCCCGGGGGCTGCTTGCCGGCGTCGGCCCTGCGGAAGTGCTGGTGGCCTTGGCTTTCCTGCTGGTGGTTCGGCCGCTGGCAGGCTGGCTGGGCCTGCTGGGCGGCAAGACCGGCCCACGGGAACGCGTGGCACTGTCTTTCTTCGGCATCCGCGGAATCGGTTCCGTGTACTACGTTGCGTTTGCGCTGGCGGAGGGCCACTTCACGGACCAGGCACGCTGGCTCTGGTCCTTCATTGGGTTGGTCATTGCGCTGTCCATCGTGATCCACGGTGCCACCACATCACCGCTGATGAACCGGCTCGACCGGCTGCGGCAGCGCAAAGCCCTGGCAGTATCCGGGGACGAGGGGCTGGCCCCGAACACCCCGGTGTAG
- a CDS encoding NCS2 family permease — protein sequence MLKQGSALDRYFRVTERGSNLSREVRGGFATFFAMSYIVVLNPLILSGPDSNGTTLGFTAVAAVTALVAGVLTILMGAWGRHPFALATGLGVNAFVAVTVATNPGLTWPDMMGLVVLSGLTMLILVLTGFRTAVFKAVPEGLKTAIVVGIGLFIALIGLVNAGFVRRIPDVAGTTVPVGLGFEGKLLGWPTAVFVFGLILTIALVVRKIKGAILIGIITSTVLAVILETTLHIGPSFDGKNFNPQGWSLVAPAFSGWAAPDLSLIGKANPFGAFGHLGFVAATLLAFVILLSIFFDAMGTMVGLANEAGTVDEHGNIPDVDRVLQVDALGAIIGGGASVSSNQIYVEAGAGIGEGARTGIASIVTGLLFLVAMFFTPLINLVPFEAVAPALVVVGFMMVSQVGKIDWQDWGIAIPAFLTFALMPFTYSIANGLGAGFISYVLIRTVQGRAKDIHPLMWAVAAAFLLFFSIGTIEAALGMK from the coding sequence ATGCTTAAGCAAGGCTCTGCCCTGGACCGGTATTTCAGGGTCACCGAGCGCGGTTCAAACCTTTCCCGCGAGGTCCGCGGCGGGTTCGCCACGTTCTTCGCAATGAGCTACATCGTGGTTCTGAACCCCCTGATCCTGTCCGGGCCGGACTCCAACGGCACAACGCTCGGCTTCACCGCGGTTGCCGCCGTGACGGCTCTCGTGGCCGGCGTCCTGACCATCCTCATGGGGGCGTGGGGGCGGCACCCCTTCGCGCTGGCCACCGGCCTGGGCGTCAACGCTTTCGTCGCGGTCACCGTGGCCACCAACCCCGGCCTGACGTGGCCGGACATGATGGGCCTGGTGGTCCTCTCCGGCCTCACCATGCTGATCCTGGTCCTCACCGGTTTCCGGACCGCGGTCTTCAAAGCCGTACCGGAGGGACTCAAGACCGCCATCGTCGTGGGCATCGGGCTTTTCATCGCCTTGATTGGCCTGGTTAACGCCGGCTTCGTGCGGCGCATCCCGGACGTTGCAGGCACCACCGTTCCGGTCGGCCTGGGCTTCGAAGGCAAGCTTCTGGGCTGGCCCACCGCCGTGTTCGTGTTCGGCCTGATCCTGACCATCGCCCTGGTGGTGCGCAAGATCAAGGGCGCCATCCTGATCGGCATCATCACCTCCACGGTGCTGGCCGTCATCCTTGAGACCACCCTGCACATCGGGCCCAGCTTCGACGGCAAGAACTTCAACCCGCAGGGCTGGTCCCTGGTGGCGCCCGCATTCTCCGGCTGGGCCGCACCTGATCTCTCCCTGATCGGCAAGGCGAACCCCTTCGGTGCCTTCGGGCACCTTGGTTTCGTGGCCGCCACGCTGCTGGCCTTCGTCATCCTCCTCAGCATTTTCTTCGACGCCATGGGCACCATGGTGGGCCTGGCCAACGAAGCCGGCACGGTGGACGAGCATGGCAACATCCCCGACGTCGACCGTGTGCTCCAGGTGGACGCACTCGGCGCCATCATCGGCGGCGGCGCCTCAGTATCTTCCAACCAGATCTACGTTGAAGCCGGCGCCGGCATTGGAGAGGGTGCCCGGACGGGCATCGCTTCGATCGTGACCGGCCTGCTGTTCCTCGTGGCCATGTTCTTCACCCCGCTGATCAACCTGGTGCCGTTCGAGGCAGTGGCTCCGGCCCTGGTGGTAGTGGGCTTCATGATGGTGTCCCAGGTGGGCAAGATCGACTGGCAGGACTGGGGCATCGCCATCCCGGCGTTCCTGACCTTCGCCCTGATGCCGTTCACCTACTCGATCGCCAACGGCCTGGGCGCCGGCTTCATCAGCTACGTCCTCATCCGCACCGTTCAGGGCCGCGCCAAGGACATCCACCCCCTCATGTGGGCCGTGGCGGCAGCCTTCCTGCTGTTCTTCTCCATCGGAACCATCGAGGCCGCACTGGGCATGAAGTAA
- a CDS encoding Bug family tripartite tricarboxylate transporter substrate binding protein encodes MRQIRALRIAAVAAGIALMATGCGATGKSSTGSESTGAAAGPITGLQIMVPNSPGGGYDTTARAAAKVLDDAKISTNTEVFNLAGAGGTVGLARIVNEKGNGDLAMLMGLGVVGASYTNKSESKLTSTTPLARLIEEPGAIMVGKDSPYKTIDDLVKAWKADPGSIAVGGGSSPGGPDHLLPMQLAGAVGIDATKVNYVAYDGGGDLLPAILGNKLGFAASGAGEYLKQIESGEVRVLATSGEKRLDGVDAPTLKESNIDLVFTNWRGVVAPPGISDKDEAALIAALEKMHGTDGWKEALKTHSWTDAFITGDQFKSFLTEQDKRVADVLTKLGLA; translated from the coding sequence ATGCGCCAGATCCGCGCATTGCGAATTGCCGCCGTTGCTGCCGGCATCGCCCTGATGGCCACCGGCTGCGGTGCCACCGGCAAGAGCTCCACCGGTTCGGAAAGCACCGGCGCCGCCGCCGGACCCATCACCGGCCTGCAGATCATGGTCCCCAACTCCCCGGGCGGCGGCTACGACACCACGGCCCGCGCCGCCGCGAAGGTCCTGGACGACGCGAAGATCTCCACCAACACCGAGGTCTTCAACCTGGCCGGTGCCGGCGGCACGGTGGGCCTGGCCCGGATCGTGAATGAGAAGGGCAACGGCGACCTGGCCATGCTCATGGGCCTGGGCGTCGTGGGTGCCAGCTACACCAACAAGTCCGAGTCCAAGCTGACCTCAACCACCCCGCTGGCCCGCCTCATCGAGGAACCGGGTGCCATCATGGTCGGCAAGGATTCGCCCTACAAGACCATTGACGACCTGGTGAAAGCCTGGAAGGCCGATCCCGGTTCCATCGCCGTGGGCGGCGGTTCCTCCCCCGGCGGCCCGGACCACCTGCTGCCCATGCAGCTGGCCGGTGCCGTGGGCATCGATGCCACCAAGGTCAACTATGTGGCCTACGACGGCGGCGGCGACCTCCTGCCCGCGATCCTCGGCAACAAGCTCGGTTTTGCCGCCTCCGGTGCCGGCGAGTACCTGAAGCAGATCGAATCCGGCGAGGTCCGCGTGCTGGCCACCAGCGGCGAGAAGCGCCTGGACGGCGTGGATGCACCCACGCTGAAGGAATCCAACATCGACCTGGTCTTCACCAACTGGCGCGGCGTTGTGGCCCCTCCGGGCATCAGCGACAAGGACGAGGCTGCCCTGATCGCCGCACTGGAAAAGATGCACGGCACGGACGGCTGGAAGGAAGCACTGAAGACCCACAGCTGGACCGATGCCTTCATCACCGGTGACCAGTTCAAGTCCTTCCTGACCGAGCAGGACAAGCGCGTGGCGGATGTCCTCACCAAGCTTGGGCTGGCGTGA
- a CDS encoding copper resistance CopC family protein, which translates to MRQIRRQLLGLVLGSFVFAAAALGLAGPASAHDAAESTSPAQGASLAAPPEEVSVTFSNTPLGIGSSFSIKDAGGTEWADGSVRIVDNVATQKLRQGGPSGAYTVAWRVVGSDSHPIEGTFTFTVAAGAAGAAPSSTSPAKSSTAAGTVPSMGTAQPGVTEEPSRPAKTGEPFQWSIVIFALVAVGLLVALGVLARRRLNGDGDAGGKGGE; encoded by the coding sequence ATGCGCCAAATCCGCCGCCAGTTGCTGGGCCTCGTGCTCGGATCCTTTGTTTTTGCCGCCGCAGCGCTGGGGCTGGCAGGCCCGGCTTCAGCCCATGATGCTGCAGAGTCCACCAGTCCCGCCCAGGGCGCTTCGCTCGCCGCGCCGCCGGAGGAGGTTTCCGTGACCTTCAGCAACACGCCGCTGGGCATCGGATCGTCCTTCTCAATCAAGGATGCGGGCGGCACGGAATGGGCTGACGGCTCCGTCCGGATTGTCGACAACGTGGCAACCCAGAAGCTTCGGCAGGGCGGCCCGTCGGGTGCGTATACCGTTGCGTGGCGCGTAGTCGGCTCGGACTCCCACCCCATCGAAGGCACCTTCACCTTCACCGTGGCCGCCGGCGCAGCTGGGGCTGCCCCCTCCTCAACTTCCCCGGCGAAAAGTTCGACGGCGGCGGGTACGGTACCGAGCATGGGCACGGCACAGCCCGGAGTGACGGAAGAGCCATCCAGGCCGGCTAAGACGGGGGAGCCCTTCCAATGGAGCATTGTGATCTTTGCCCTCGTCGCGGTGGGGCTGCTGGTGGCCCTTGGGGTGCTGGCCCGGCGCCGGCTGAACGGCGACGGGGACGCGGGAGGGAAGGGCGGGGAGTAG
- the hutG gene encoding formimidoylglutamase, translating to MSFQLSALDVPPQPWTGRYDGDGPGHRRWWQAVNSGSASWQGAAGAPDKGLPQPASRKPAALLGFASDEGVRRNKGRTGASAAPAALRKALGPLAFHLDRAVADVGDVVVSGEGLEAGQERLGRAVAALLDAGHQTVVLGGGHETAYASYLGVAASSAVQGGQRLGVLNLDAHFDLRDEPIPSSGTPFLQMARAEADAGRGFRYAVVGISEPNNTQVLFDTADKLGVRYLLDEECDADRVRDFVDGFLADIDVLYLTIDLDVLPAAVAPGVSAPAAYGVPLPVISAACRQVAQSGKLLHLDVAELNPAFDIDGRTARTAARLVDTLLR from the coding sequence ATGTCGTTCCAGCTCTCCGCACTAGATGTCCCGCCCCAGCCTTGGACAGGAAGGTACGACGGCGACGGTCCCGGCCACCGCCGCTGGTGGCAGGCTGTGAATTCCGGCAGTGCGTCGTGGCAGGGAGCGGCCGGGGCTCCGGACAAGGGGTTGCCTCAGCCTGCCAGCCGGAAGCCTGCCGCCTTGCTGGGTTTCGCCAGCGATGAGGGCGTACGGCGCAACAAGGGCCGTACCGGGGCCTCCGCGGCCCCGGCTGCCCTGCGGAAAGCCCTTGGCCCGCTGGCCTTCCACCTGGACCGCGCGGTGGCTGACGTTGGTGACGTGGTGGTGTCAGGGGAAGGCCTGGAAGCCGGCCAGGAACGGCTTGGCCGGGCGGTGGCGGCCCTGCTCGACGCCGGGCACCAGACTGTCGTGCTGGGCGGTGGCCACGAAACTGCCTACGCCAGCTACCTCGGCGTCGCCGCATCGTCCGCCGTCCAAGGTGGGCAGCGCCTCGGCGTCCTGAACCTTGACGCCCACTTCGACCTCCGGGACGAGCCCATTCCCAGTTCAGGGACCCCGTTCCTCCAGATGGCCCGCGCGGAAGCGGACGCCGGCCGCGGATTCCGTTACGCCGTCGTTGGTATCTCGGAACCGAACAATACGCAGGTCCTGTTCGACACCGCCGACAAGCTGGGCGTCCGGTACCTGCTGGACGAGGAGTGCGACGCGGACCGGGTGCGGGACTTTGTCGACGGCTTCCTGGCAGACATTGACGTCCTGTACCTGACCATCGACCTGGACGTGCTGCCTGCCGCCGTCGCGCCCGGGGTGAGCGCACCTGCGGCCTACGGCGTGCCGCTGCCGGTCATATCGGCGGCGTGCCGGCAGGTGGCGCAAAGCGGGAAGCTGCTGCACCTGGATGTAGCGGAACTCAATCCTGCGTTCGACATCGACGGCCGCACCGCCCGCACCGCGGCACGGTTGGTGGACACCCTCCTGCGCTGA